From a region of the Lactuca sativa cultivar Salinas chromosome 4, Lsat_Salinas_v11, whole genome shotgun sequence genome:
- the LOC111901055 gene encoding phosphoglycerate mutase-like protein AT74 — protein MTKPRVTDQIKFLPKRIILVRHGESEGNIDGSAYSTTPDYKIPLTKQGMEQAKLAGSQIRCVVSDSGSTNNWKVYFYVSPYARSRSSLREIGRSFPKKSVIGVREECRIREQDFGNFQITERMKIIKETRERFGRFFYRMPEGESAADVYDRVSSFLESLWRDIDMNRLNHDPSTDLNLIIVSHGLASRVFLMKWFKWTVEQFEHLNNLNNCEFRILQLGAKGEYSLAVYHSDEEMQKWGLSPEMIADQKWRANATSGEGNEKCPWYLDVFFDGLGADSDDGDNDDQKVVS, from the exons ATGACGAAACCTAGAGTGACAGATCAAATCAAATTTCTTCCAAAGAGAATAATATTAGTCCGCCATGGCGAGAGTGAAGGTAATATCGATGGCTCCGCCTATTCCACCACCCCCGATTACAAGATCCCACTTACCAAACAAGGAATGGAACAGGCAAAGCTCGCCGGAAGCCAAATCCGATGTGTAGTCTCTGACTCCGGCTCCACCAATAATTGGAAGGTTTACTTTTACGTATCACCTTATGCACGATCCCGATCGAGTCTACGTGAGATTGGAAGATCATTTCCTAAGAAGAGTGTGATCGGCGTTAGAGAGGAATGTAGAATCAGAGAACAGGATTTTGGGAATTTTCAGATTACTGAGCGGATGAAGATTATTAAGGAAACAAGAGAGAGATTTGGTAGATTCTTTTATCGAATGCCTGAAGGCGAATCCGCTGCCGATGTCTACGATCGTGTTTCGA GTTTTCTCGAATCTTTATGGCGTGATATAGACATGAACAGGCTTAACCATGATCCATCTACAGATCTAAACCTCATAATCGTGTCACATGGGTTAGCTTCACGTGTGTTTCTCATGAAATGGTTCAAGTGGACAGTCGAACAGTTTGAGCACTTGAACAATCTAAACAACTGTGAGTTTCGCATACTGCAGTTGGGAGCCAAGGGCGAATACAGCTTGGCTGTTTACCATTCCGATGAAGAGATGCAAAAATGGGGATTATCACCGGAGATGATAGCTGATCAAAAATGGCGAGCCAATGCTACTAGTGGGGAGGGGAATGAGAAATGTCCATGGTACCTTGACGTGTTCTTTGATGGTCTAGGCGCCGACTCTGATGATGGTGACAATGATGATCAAAAAGTTGTTTCATGA
- the LOC111901054 gene encoding uncharacterized mitochondrial protein AtMg00810-like — protein MTDRLEVGIQGKVRSSREDHKAQALAGANGWKVHHLNVKSTFLNGKLEEEVYVVQPEGFEKKGSWNSDVKEFKLEMKAKFEMSDLGLLTYYLGIEVNQHSTGITLKQEAYANNLLNKTRMLDCNATRTPIEHKIKLSKNEEGELVDPTEYRSIVGALRHLTHTRPDLSFLVGVVSRFMEKPTIKHLQVVKGILRYIKGTLNYGLTYTRSEGRVTLIRYSDSDFGKDMNDVKSTGGTAFYMNGNLVTWGSQKQRSVALSSCEAEFMATTTAACQGI, from the exons ATGACCGATCGGCTTGAAGTGGGTATTCAAGGTAAAGTGAGATCCAGCAGGGAAGATCATAAAGCACAAG CTCTCGCCGGTGCAAATGGGTGGAAGGTCCATCATCTCAATGTGAAGTCAACATTCTTGAATGGAAAGCTGGAAGAAGAAGTGTATGTAGTACAACCAGAGGGATTTGAGAAGAAAG GAAGCTGGAACTCAGATGTAAAGGAGTTCAAGCTAGAGATGAAAGCTAAGTTCGAGATGAGTGATCTTGGCCTGTTGACTTATTACTTAGGAATCGAAGTCAACCAACACAGTACAGGAATAACATTGAAACAGGAGGCTTATGCAAATAATCTCTTAAACAAGACTCGAATGTTGGATTGTAATGCCACAAGAACTCCAATAGAGCACAAGATAAAGTTGAGCAAGAATGAAGAAGGAGAACTGGTTGATCCTACTGAATACAGAAGCATTGTAGGTGCTCTAAGGCACCTAACTCACACTCGTCCCGATCTCTCGTTTTTAGTAGGGGTAGTAAGTAGATTTATGGAGAAACCAACAATCAAGCATCTCCAAGTTGTAAAAGGAATACTTAGGTACATAAAGGGTACCTTAAATTATGGCTTGACTTACACCAGAAGTGAAGGTAGAGTCACCCTTATAAGGTACTCTGACAGTGATTTTGGAAAAGATATGAATGATGTGAAAAGCACAGGTGGGACAGCATTCTATATGAATGGGAATCTGGTAACATGGGGATCACAGAAGCAACGAAGTGTAGCTCTATCGTCATGTGAAGCAGAGTTTATGGCTACAACCACAGCAGCCTGTCAAGGCATTTAG